The Algoriphagus sp. TR-M9 genome has a window encoding:
- a CDS encoding 3-hydroxyacyl-CoA dehydrogenase family protein encodes MNNISVIGSGTMGNGIAHVFAQHGYQVNLIDLKDDFLQKALATISKNLDRQVSKEVLTETEKMQALDRINTFTDLEAGIQNADLVVEAATESMDIKLDLFRKIDQFSPAAAILASNTSSISITKIAAVTQRPAQVIGMHFMNPVPVMKLVEVIRGYATSDEVTSTIMQLAKDLSKEPVEVNDYPGFVANRILMPMINEAIYSLYEGVAGIQEIDTVMKLGMAHPMGPLQLADFIGLDVCLSILRVLQEGFGNPKYAPCPLLVNMVTAGYKGVKTGEGFYKYTKASKELVVSDRFLK; translated from the coding sequence ATAAACAATATCTCAGTAATAGGTTCTGGTACCATGGGAAATGGCATTGCCCATGTTTTTGCACAGCACGGATACCAAGTCAATCTGATTGACCTCAAAGATGATTTCTTACAAAAAGCCCTCGCTACCATTAGCAAGAATCTGGATAGGCAAGTGAGTAAGGAAGTGCTTACCGAAACAGAAAAAATGCAAGCCCTGGACAGAATCAATACTTTCACTGACTTGGAAGCTGGCATACAAAACGCAGACCTAGTAGTAGAGGCGGCCACAGAAAGCATGGACATCAAGCTTGATTTATTTAGAAAAATAGATCAATTCTCCCCTGCTGCAGCCATTTTAGCGAGCAATACTTCCTCTATTTCCATTACTAAAATAGCTGCCGTCACCCAACGTCCAGCGCAGGTGATCGGCATGCACTTTATGAACCCAGTACCGGTGATGAAACTAGTGGAAGTGATAAGAGGGTACGCGACTTCTGATGAGGTTACCTCTACAATCATGCAGCTTGCCAAAGACCTTTCCAAAGAGCCGGTAGAAGTCAATGATTACCCGGGGTTTGTGGCAAATCGAATCCTTATGCCTATGATTAACGAGGCGATATATTCCCTCTATGAAGGTGTGGCCGGAATCCAGGAAATAGATACCGTGATGAAACTGGGCATGGCGCATCCTATGGGACCATTGCAACTGGCAGATTTTATAGGGCTGGACGTTTGTCTTTCTATCCTGCGCGTACTTCAGGAGGGTTTTGGTAATCCCAAATACGCCCCATGCCCCCTACTCGTGAATATGGTAACGGCAGGCTACAAAGGCGTAAAAACAGGCGAGGGATTCTACAAATACACCAAAGCAAGCAAAGAGTTAGTGGTCTCGGATAGATTCTTAAAGTAA
- a CDS encoding CvfB family protein — translation MNELGLISKLPINRFTDFGAYLALSSGEEVLLPQGYLKGEEKEGDEVEVFVYTDSEDRPVAVTQKPKVLLDEFAVLEVKEVTSFGAFLDWGLPKDLLVPNSEMGKNMEVGEKYLVKVCLDYKTNRLIGVNKYRDFIRLSPLDWEAGKEVSGMIFEETDLGFKVLVENEFEGLLYKNEVFQPLEMGEVRKLFIKKNREDGKLDLQLLAPGRAKYDEGSEKILSILESKGFLALHDKSDPEAIKAELGMSKKHFKQCIGQLYKARMIQIQPDGISLNGSN, via the coding sequence ATGAACGAACTCGGTTTAATTTCAAAATTACCCATCAATCGCTTCACGGATTTCGGGGCTTATTTAGCTTTAAGTTCAGGTGAAGAAGTGCTTTTGCCCCAAGGCTATCTAAAGGGAGAGGAAAAAGAGGGGGATGAGGTAGAAGTTTTTGTCTATACAGACAGCGAAGATCGGCCGGTGGCTGTGACCCAAAAACCTAAGGTTTTATTGGATGAATTTGCGGTTCTGGAAGTGAAAGAAGTGACCTCCTTTGGTGCTTTTTTAGACTGGGGCTTGCCAAAAGACCTCTTGGTTCCCAACTCAGAGATGGGCAAAAACATGGAAGTCGGGGAGAAATATCTGGTAAAAGTCTGCTTGGACTATAAAACCAATAGACTGATCGGGGTGAATAAGTACCGAGATTTTATCCGGCTTTCGCCTTTGGACTGGGAGGCTGGCAAGGAAGTGAGCGGGATGATTTTTGAAGAGACGGATTTGGGTTTTAAAGTGCTGGTGGAAAATGAGTTTGAGGGGCTGCTTTATAAAAATGAAGTATTTCAGCCACTGGAAATGGGAGAGGTGCGCAAGCTATTTATCAAGAAAAACAGAGAGGACGGAAAGCTGGACTTACAGTTATTGGCTCCCGGCCGCGCAAAATATGACGAGGGGTCAGAAAAAATCCTTTCGATTTTGGAATCAAAAGGATTTTTGGCTTTGCATGACAAGTCTGATCCGGAGGCGATCAAGGCTGAACTGGGGATGAGTAAGAAGCATTTTAAACAGTGCATAGGCCAACTTTATAAAGCCCGCATGATTCAGATTCAGCCAGATGGGATTAGTTTGAACGGATCGAATTGA
- a CDS encoding arsenate reductase family protein has protein sequence MKIHPSELYFYHSPSQPVDKQTLAYAKSIAPFVNSIDLSKEKLTPTQWYSLLLKLQLRAKDLLNRADPEYQRNIAGKNWDEESWLNILVKSPNLVKAPIALLRNHAILCLTPTDILKLNSIRSN, from the coding sequence ATGAAAATCCATCCCTCAGAATTGTATTTCTATCATTCGCCGTCGCAGCCAGTAGATAAGCAGACTCTGGCATACGCCAAATCCATTGCGCCCTTTGTCAATTCCATTGATTTGTCCAAGGAAAAGCTCACACCCACCCAGTGGTATAGCCTCTTGCTCAAGCTGCAGCTGAGAGCGAAAGACCTGCTCAACCGTGCAGATCCGGAATACCAGCGAAATATCGCCGGCAAAAACTGGGACGAGGAAAGTTGGCTGAATATATTGGTGAAATCTCCCAATCTGGTGAAGGCACCTATCGCTTTACTACGAAATCACGCGATACTCTGTCTAACTCCCACGGATATACTCAAGCTCAATTCGATCCGTTCAAACTAA
- a CDS encoding YkgJ family cysteine cluster protein: protein MDLENFRRESKSEYSSNQKLKNRLRKVKPKVLDEQFSQLNDEVFEEIDCLDCANCCKTTSPIFLNTDIDRLAKVFRMKSSGFIEEYLHRDEEGDFVLNSSPCPFLNEDNKCLVYEDRPKACREYPHTNRKKMHGILTLTLKNTLVCPAVFKIFQQIGKDYRK from the coding sequence ATAGACCTTGAAAATTTCAGGAGAGAGAGTAAGTCAGAATATTCTTCTAATCAGAAATTGAAGAACCGTCTCAGAAAGGTAAAACCAAAGGTGCTGGATGAGCAGTTCAGTCAGCTCAATGACGAAGTGTTTGAGGAAATTGACTGTTTGGATTGTGCTAATTGCTGCAAGACTACCAGTCCTATTTTTCTGAATACGGATATTGATAGATTGGCCAAGGTCTTCAGGATGAAAAGCAGTGGGTTTATCGAGGAGTATCTGCACCGGGATGAAGAAGGGGATTTTGTATTGAATTCTTCGCCCTGTCCATTCTTGAATGAGGATAATAAATGCCTGGTGTACGAGGATAGGCCCAAGGCCTGCAGAGAATATCCCCATACCAATCGTAAAAAAATGCACGGAATTTTAACTTTAACGCTTAAAAATACGCTTGTTTGCCCTGCAGTTTTCAAAATTTTCCAGCAGATTGGGAAGGATTATAGGAAGTAA
- a CDS encoding ROK family protein has protein sequence MQNQEAHFLGVDVGGTHLKIGLVDKQGNILDFEKEDTTPYRDDPDGFGPCFIKGLGKYLKKYPQVKNIGIGLPGMISKDRTTAIEIPAIPDLNGFNLKGGLEEAYPDHEFSLENDAAAAAIGEFYFGKDDPAENFLFITMGTGIGSALVLDGQVFKGSRGNAMEMGHMLSKGSARLETLIGRQGILNIMSRMIAAYPEKAGELVGATLGTHLLVDTAKAGNPVSLMVFEEVGMIMGEAIVSAIRILDVTDVYFGGGISAGLEFMMPTLERTIKQYLSQYYGKDLVLKKATLENNAGTLGAAALCFMGSGL, from the coding sequence ATGCAAAATCAGGAGGCGCACTTCCTAGGTGTGGACGTGGGGGGAACCCATTTGAAAATCGGACTTGTAGATAAGCAAGGAAATATTTTAGACTTTGAAAAAGAGGATACCACTCCTTACCGTGATGATCCTGATGGTTTTGGACCGTGTTTTATTAAAGGTTTAGGCAAATACTTGAAGAAATATCCCCAAGTCAAAAATATTGGGATCGGCCTGCCCGGTATGATCTCCAAAGACAGAACCACGGCCATTGAAATCCCTGCCATCCCAGACTTAAACGGTTTCAATTTAAAAGGCGGACTGGAAGAAGCTTACCCAGATCATGAGTTTTCATTGGAAAACGATGCTGCTGCAGCAGCTATTGGTGAGTTTTATTTTGGGAAAGATGATCCAGCTGAAAATTTTCTTTTCATTACTATGGGAACCGGCATAGGTAGTGCCCTGGTCTTAGATGGCCAGGTGTTCAAAGGTTCCAGAGGTAATGCCATGGAGATGGGTCACATGCTTTCCAAAGGCAGTGCCCGACTAGAGACGCTGATCGGTAGACAGGGAATCCTGAATATCATGTCCAGAATGATAGCAGCCTATCCTGAGAAAGCAGGAGAACTGGTGGGGGCAACCCTAGGAACTCACCTCTTAGTGGATACTGCCAAGGCCGGTAACCCGGTATCTTTGATGGTTTTCGAGGAAGTAGGAATGATCATGGGGGAGGCTATAGTTTCTGCTATTCGTATTCTGGATGTCACCGACGTGTATTTTGGAGGTGGGATATCCGCCGGATTGGAGTTTATGATGCCTACGCTAGAGCGGACCATCAAGCAGTACCTTTCCCAGTATTATGGTAAAGACTTGGTACTGAAAAAAGCAACTTTAGAAAACAATGCCGGCACCCTTGGAGCTGCGGCTTTGTGTTTTATGGGTTCAGGTTTGTAA
- a CDS encoding sterol desaturase family protein, with the protein MNLSPVVIAIPMYFILMAIEMIALRFQKHPGYRLNDAITNINCGVLSQVTGVFIKVLSIGIYTLIFEKAALFQIPNTIWTFLLLFFLYDFCYYWAHRMSHEINLFWGGHVVHHSSEEYNLSVALRQSSTQTLWTFFFYFPLAFLGFDPVMLVLASGINLLYQFWIHTEAIGKMGFLEHFLNTPSHHRVHHGRNPKYIDKNHGGTFILFDKWFGTFQKEEETPTYGITTPVNSWNPVWVNLAHYATMKQELKQIKNWSDKVKYLVKKPGWLPEYLGGYRSPKEIESNYQKFDTVVPSTMNWYVLVQYTLLLVLTGYFLFEVNNFTWLPKVLISAIIIWTTVSFSGIFEKRSWYFPQEVLRILAFAGIVFFIGQTLLPLPILYPALGTFAAFSITWLWKNQQLNSKIPSASL; encoded by the coding sequence ATGAATCTCAGTCCAGTAGTAATTGCCATCCCCATGTATTTCATTTTGATGGCTATTGAAATGATCGCCCTGCGATTTCAAAAACATCCGGGTTACCGGCTAAATGATGCCATCACTAATATCAACTGCGGCGTACTCTCCCAGGTGACCGGAGTTTTTATCAAAGTCCTGTCCATAGGCATTTATACCTTGATTTTTGAAAAAGCAGCTCTTTTTCAAATTCCCAATACGATATGGACTTTCCTCCTCTTGTTCTTCCTTTATGACTTTTGCTATTATTGGGCACATAGGATGAGTCATGAAATTAACCTGTTCTGGGGAGGACACGTAGTTCATCACTCCAGCGAAGAGTATAATCTCTCTGTAGCCTTGCGGCAAAGTAGTACCCAGACCCTCTGGACCTTCTTCTTTTATTTTCCTCTAGCTTTTCTGGGTTTTGATCCGGTTATGTTGGTGTTGGCCTCTGGTATTAATTTGCTGTACCAATTCTGGATTCACACCGAAGCCATCGGCAAAATGGGTTTTCTGGAACACTTCCTCAACACGCCTTCTCATCACAGAGTGCATCATGGACGAAATCCTAAATACATAGATAAAAATCACGGTGGCACATTTATACTTTTCGACAAGTGGTTTGGTACATTTCAGAAAGAAGAGGAAACACCCACTTACGGAATCACCACTCCGGTCAACAGCTGGAACCCGGTATGGGTAAACCTGGCACACTATGCTACTATGAAGCAGGAGCTAAAGCAAATCAAAAACTGGTCTGACAAGGTAAAGTACCTGGTCAAGAAGCCGGGCTGGCTTCCAGAGTACCTTGGCGGATACCGTAGCCCAAAAGAAATAGAAAGCAATTACCAGAAATTTGACACCGTAGTGCCCAGCACGATGAACTGGTATGTACTTGTACAATATACCCTCCTACTGGTGCTCACTGGATATTTCCTTTTCGAAGTAAACAATTTCACCTGGCTGCCAAAGGTGCTCATCAGTGCCATCATCATTTGGACTACGGTAAGTTTCTCAGGTATATTCGAAAAGAGAAGCTGGTACTTTCCGCAGGAGGTTTTGCGAATTTTAGCTTTTGCAGGCATTGTGTTTTTCATCGGTCAAACTCTCCTACCTTTGCCAATTCTTTATCCTGCATTGGGTACCTTTGCAGCATTCTCTATCACCTGGCTGTGGAAAAACCAACAGCTCAATTCAAAAATCCCTTCGGCCTCGCTTTAA
- a CDS encoding DNA topoisomerase IV: MYHRFGKSFYFLSIALFVFFLLYFYAALPEKVSYSLDSGAELISRSSFFYGMIAAFIIINLAVLLPPKLLETKSNRSLSSVFPKGDNYRDYFLTWFYSFGGIINFSLAFLVFYTHALNNQEELAASEYNLFFYLIPILFAVWVVSFFIILVGKFTQVKNKS; the protein is encoded by the coding sequence ATGTATCACCGATTCGGAAAATCCTTCTATTTTCTTAGCATTGCCTTATTTGTTTTCTTCTTATTGTACTTCTATGCAGCTTTACCGGAAAAGGTAAGCTATAGCCTGGACAGTGGAGCTGAGCTGATCAGCAGGAGTTCATTCTTCTATGGAATGATCGCGGCCTTTATTATCATTAACCTGGCAGTTCTACTCCCGCCTAAGTTGCTGGAGACAAAAAGTAACAGAAGTCTGAGTAGTGTTTTTCCAAAGGGAGACAATTACCGCGATTATTTCCTTACCTGGTTTTACTCTTTTGGGGGGATTATTAACTTCAGTTTGGCGTTTTTGGTGTTTTATACTCATGCGCTGAACAATCAGGAAGAACTCGCTGCCAGCGAATACAACCTGTTTTTTTACCTGATACCTATTCTCTTTGCGGTTTGGGTGGTCAGTTTCTTCATCATTTTGGTGGGCAAATTCACACAGGTAAAAAATAAGTCATAA
- a CDS encoding DNA topoisomerase IV subunit B, with amino-acid sequence MADSVKYTEDSIKSLDWREHIRLRPGMYIGKLGDGSAQDDGIYVLVKEVLDNSIDEHMMGYGRTIEVKISEHKVEVRDYGRGIPLGKVIDCVSKINTGGKYDSGAFQKSVGLNGVGTKAVNALSDFFKVQAYRDGQTKVAEFEKGNLVNDAPVTKTSDRNGTKVVFSPDASIFKNYHFIPEYLENQIWNYAYLNAGLTINFNGKKYFSDRGLYDLLSNKIDEESQRYPIIHLKGNDIEVAITHSNQYGEEYYSFVNGQYTTQGGTHLAAFRESVVRTVREFFKKDYDASDIRQSIVASISIRVQEPVFESQTKTKLGSQSVGPDGPTVRTFVNDFLKVELDNYLHKNPAVADALLKRILQSERERKEISGIKKLANERAKKANLHNKKLRDCRVHYDDPKANEDAKNNTMLFLTEGDSASGSITKSRDVQTQAVFSLRGKPLNCFGMTKKVVYENEEFNLLQHALNIEDGIENLRYRKIVIATDADVDGMHIRLLVMTYFLQFFPDLVKNGHLFILETPLFRVRNKKETIYCYSDEERQRAIHKLGGKPEITRFKGLGEISPEEFGGFIGEDIRLEPIILNKETKIADLLTFYMGKNTPNRQNFIIKNLKIEKDLALDDPKNNVGESDENEAA; translated from the coding sequence ATGGCAGATTCAGTAAAATATACAGAAGATAGTATCAAATCTCTCGATTGGAGGGAGCATATCCGTCTGCGGCCAGGGATGTATATCGGTAAGCTTGGAGATGGAAGTGCTCAGGATGATGGCATCTACGTATTGGTCAAGGAGGTTCTGGACAATTCTATCGATGAACACATGATGGGGTATGGCAGGACCATAGAAGTCAAAATCTCTGAGCATAAGGTGGAAGTACGGGATTATGGCCGTGGCATCCCTCTGGGGAAGGTTATAGACTGTGTGTCTAAAATCAATACCGGCGGTAAGTATGATTCCGGCGCATTCCAAAAGTCAGTAGGACTAAACGGTGTGGGTACAAAAGCTGTGAATGCCCTGTCCGACTTTTTCAAAGTACAAGCGTACAGAGATGGGCAAACCAAAGTGGCAGAATTTGAAAAGGGTAATCTGGTAAATGACGCCCCGGTGACCAAAACCTCCGACCGAAATGGGACTAAGGTGGTTTTTAGCCCAGATGCAAGCATTTTTAAGAATTATCACTTCATTCCAGAATACCTGGAAAACCAAATTTGGAACTATGCTTATCTAAATGCAGGTCTGACCATAAATTTCAATGGTAAAAAGTATTTCTCGGACAGAGGGCTTTACGATTTACTATCCAATAAAATAGACGAGGAAAGTCAGCGATATCCCATCATTCACCTCAAAGGCAATGATATAGAAGTCGCAATCACTCACTCCAATCAATATGGGGAAGAGTATTATTCTTTTGTCAACGGGCAGTACACCACCCAGGGTGGTACACACCTCGCGGCATTTAGGGAATCTGTAGTCCGTACCGTTCGGGAGTTTTTCAAAAAGGATTATGATGCCTCCGACATTCGGCAGAGTATAGTAGCATCCATATCTATACGAGTTCAGGAGCCGGTTTTTGAGTCTCAGACCAAGACCAAATTAGGATCTCAATCTGTAGGACCTGATGGGCCTACTGTGCGTACTTTCGTCAATGATTTCCTAAAGGTGGAGCTGGACAATTACCTGCATAAAAACCCGGCGGTGGCAGATGCACTCCTGAAAAGGATTTTACAATCAGAAAGAGAACGAAAGGAAATTTCGGGAATTAAAAAGCTGGCAAATGAGCGGGCTAAAAAAGCCAATCTACATAACAAAAAGCTGAGAGATTGCCGGGTGCACTACGATGATCCGAAGGCAAATGAAGATGCAAAGAATAATACCATGCTTTTCCTTACCGAGGGAGATTCGGCCTCAGGTTCCATTACTAAATCCCGTGATGTACAGACTCAGGCGGTATTTTCACTGCGAGGAAAGCCACTGAACTGTTTTGGTATGACCAAAAAAGTGGTATATGAAAATGAAGAATTCAACCTTCTGCAGCATGCATTGAATATAGAAGATGGCATTGAAAATCTTCGCTATAGAAAAATTGTGATTGCCACGGATGCCGATGTTGATGGAATGCATATTCGACTGCTGGTGATGACCTATTTTCTACAGTTTTTTCCTGACTTGGTAAAAAATGGTCATTTGTTTATTCTGGAAACCCCACTTTTCAGAGTGCGAAATAAGAAGGAAACCATCTATTGCTACTCGGATGAGGAGCGGCAGCGTGCCATTCACAAACTGGGAGGTAAACCCGAGATTACCCGATTTAAAGGGCTGGGAGAGATTTCGCCGGAGGAATTTGGCGGGTTTATAGGTGAAGATATCCGCCTGGAGCCGATTATCCTCAATAAGGAAACCAAGATCGCAGATCTCTTGACCTTTTATATGGGTAAGAATACACCAAACAGGCAGAATTTCATCATCAAGAATCTGAAGATCGAAAAGGACTTGGCACTGGATGATCCTAAAAATAATGTAGGAGAAAGCGATGAGAATGAGGCGGCTTAA
- a CDS encoding DNA gyrase/topoisomerase IV subunit A yields MSEEKELPENSDDAMQNAVPVTGMYKEWFLDYASYVILERAVPAIEDGLKPVQRRILHAMKEMDDGRFNKVANIIGQSMQYHPHGDASIGDAIVNLGQKELLIETQGNWGDVRTGDRAAAARYIEARLSKFALEILFNAQTTEWQVSYDGRKREPVTLPVKFPLLLAQGVEGIAVGLSTKILPHNFCELIEASIEVLKGNETNILPDFITGGLADFSEYNEGLRGGKIKVRARIEEEDSKTLLIKEIPYGTTTDSLIESILKANDKGKIKIKKVVDNTAKDVEIAIQLASGTSPNVTIDALYAFTDCEVSISPNACVIVKDTPVFLTVNDILKYNTKQTKALLKRELEIRKGELMEKLLFSSLEKIFIENRIYRDIEECTTWEEVLEAIDKGLDPYKPDFYREITTDDLVRLTEIKIKRISKFDAFKADELMKKLQDELKEVNHHLRHLTDYAILYYQNLLAKYGKGRERKTEIREFDTIQANVVAANNAKLYVNRKDGFVGYALKKEEFVSDCSDLDDIIVIRKDGVCMVSKIQEKNFMGKDILYVGVFRKGDERMVYNLIYLDGATGRAMVKRFQVLAVTRDKEYPLTKGTKGSKVLYLTANSNGEAEIVTVYLTQGAKARVKVFDFDFASIDIKGRGAGGNIMTRYPVRKIQLKMEGVSTLGGLDIYYDSVVGRLNTEERGKKIGNFLGDDRVIVCYKSGDYELTSFELTNRYDAPNVLLIEKFDPDKVLSAIYFDGASKSYYVKRFQVETTTLNKKFNFISDHRNSHLAVISSEKQPQVKVLLMKNKQEEEMEYDLDMLIDVKGWRAVGNKLSTYEVKSIQLLESVKDKKPVGKAEEQKDDEDLDVGTTIDLSVKKDEDDEEQLGLF; encoded by the coding sequence ATGAGTGAAGAAAAGGAATTACCAGAAAATTCAGATGATGCGATGCAGAATGCAGTCCCGGTGACGGGAATGTATAAGGAGTGGTTTTTAGACTATGCATCTTATGTGATATTGGAGCGGGCAGTACCTGCGATAGAGGATGGATTGAAACCAGTGCAGCGCAGGATTTTGCATGCCATGAAGGAGATGGATGATGGCCGGTTCAATAAGGTGGCCAATATCATCGGTCAATCCATGCAATATCACCCGCACGGAGATGCTTCCATTGGAGATGCCATCGTGAACCTGGGCCAAAAAGAACTGTTGATAGAAACCCAGGGTAACTGGGGAGATGTGCGCACCGGTGACCGTGCAGCAGCGGCAAGATACATCGAGGCCAGGCTTTCAAAGTTTGCTTTGGAAATCCTCTTCAATGCGCAGACCACTGAATGGCAGGTTTCCTATGATGGAAGAAAAAGAGAACCCGTCACCCTCCCGGTAAAATTCCCCTTATTGCTAGCTCAGGGAGTGGAAGGGATCGCTGTGGGGCTTTCTACCAAGATTCTACCTCATAACTTCTGTGAGTTGATCGAAGCTTCTATTGAGGTATTGAAAGGAAATGAAACCAATATTTTACCGGATTTCATTACAGGCGGGCTGGCAGATTTTTCTGAATATAATGAAGGACTTCGTGGCGGTAAGATCAAGGTTAGAGCAAGGATAGAAGAGGAGGATAGCAAGACTTTATTGATCAAAGAGATACCTTATGGTACTACTACAGATTCTTTGATAGAATCTATCCTGAAGGCAAACGATAAAGGCAAGATCAAAATCAAAAAAGTAGTAGACAATACTGCCAAGGATGTGGAGATTGCCATACAGCTCGCATCGGGTACTTCCCCAAATGTCACTATTGACGCCCTATATGCATTTACGGATTGCGAGGTCTCTATATCTCCCAATGCCTGTGTGATCGTCAAAGACACGCCGGTATTCCTGACTGTCAATGATATCCTGAAATACAACACCAAGCAGACCAAAGCCTTACTGAAACGTGAGCTAGAGATCCGTAAAGGTGAACTGATGGAGAAATTATTGTTTTCTTCCCTGGAAAAAATATTCATTGAAAACAGAATTTACCGAGATATAGAAGAGTGTACCACTTGGGAAGAGGTGCTGGAAGCCATAGACAAGGGGCTAGATCCATATAAGCCTGATTTTTATAGGGAAATCACCACAGACGACCTGGTTCGATTGACTGAAATTAAGATAAAGAGAATATCCAAGTTTGATGCTTTCAAGGCTGATGAGCTGATGAAAAAACTTCAGGACGAGCTCAAGGAAGTCAATCACCATTTGAGGCACCTGACGGACTATGCGATTCTCTATTATCAGAATTTGCTAGCCAAGTATGGCAAAGGCAGGGAGCGTAAAACTGAAATCAGAGAGTTTGATACCATACAGGCCAATGTAGTAGCAGCAAACAACGCCAAGCTTTACGTCAATCGTAAGGATGGTTTTGTGGGCTATGCTTTAAAGAAAGAAGAATTCGTCAGTGATTGCTCGGATCTGGACGATATCATAGTGATCCGAAAGGACGGGGTATGTATGGTATCCAAAATTCAGGAAAAGAACTTCATGGGCAAGGATATTCTCTATGTAGGAGTTTTCCGCAAGGGTGACGAGCGAATGGTTTACAACCTTATTTACCTTGATGGAGCCACGGGCAGAGCAATGGTTAAGCGTTTCCAGGTTTTGGCAGTGACTCGGGATAAAGAGTATCCGCTCACCAAAGGAACCAAAGGAAGTAAAGTGCTCTACTTGACTGCAAATTCAAACGGAGAGGCAGAAATCGTTACTGTTTATCTTACCCAGGGGGCAAAAGCCAGGGTGAAAGTTTTTGATTTTGATTTTGCTTCCATAGATATCAAAGGACGTGGAGCAGGTGGGAATATCATGACCAGATATCCAGTCCGCAAAATCCAACTCAAAATGGAAGGTGTATCCACACTTGGAGGTCTGGACATCTATTACGACTCGGTAGTGGGCAGACTGAATACCGAAGAGCGAGGTAAAAAAATAGGGAATTTCCTAGGTGATGACCGGGTAATTGTATGCTATAAGAGTGGAGATTATGAGCTGACCAGTTTCGAGCTGACCAATAGGTACGATGCACCAAATGTATTGTTGATCGAGAAGTTTGATCCCGATAAAGTGCTATCAGCCATTTACTTTGACGGGGCTAGTAAAAGCTATTATGTAAAGAGATTCCAAGTGGAAACTACTACCCTGAACAAGAAATTCAACTTTATTTCTGATCATAGAAATTCCCATTTAGCGGTGATTTCTTCTGAAAAACAACCTCAGGTGAAAGTGCTCTTGATGAAGAATAAGCAAGAAGAGGAAATGGAGTATGACCTGGATATGCTCATCGATGTGAAAGGCTGGAGAGCGGTAGGAAATAAACTATCCACCTATGAGGTCAAATCTATCCAGTTGCTTGAGTCAGTGAAGGACAAAAAGCCGGTGGGTAAAGCAGAGGAGCAAAAAGATGATGAAGACCTAGACGTGGGAACTACTATAGATTTGTCGGTCAAGAAAGATGAAGATGATGAAGAACAATTGGGGTTATTTTAA
- a CDS encoding TrmH family RNA methyltransferase: MSEEKSAEIIDQALLDYLAAYITDHKKKVMGEVLANRTRHFTVVLEDIFKPHNASAVLRTCDCFGVQDVHIIEKVNQYKINPYVTRGASQWVDLHKYYNPSGSAVQDCFSELRRRKYKIYGTSPSAQSISLYDLPVAEPCALVFGNEHEGISAEVKANVDGLVHIPMLGFTESFNISVSASIILYELVKKAQEQELPDYFLSETEKQILRLKWYRQVVKRSDLHEKAFLKSMKE, translated from the coding sequence ATGTCTGAAGAAAAAAGTGCTGAAATAATCGACCAAGCATTGCTGGATTATCTGGCGGCTTACATCACTGACCACAAGAAAAAAGTGATGGGAGAAGTGCTTGCCAACAGAACCCGGCATTTTACGGTGGTTTTGGAAGATATTTTTAAGCCGCACAATGCCAGTGCAGTTTTACGAACCTGCGATTGTTTTGGCGTGCAGGATGTGCATATCATTGAAAAGGTAAACCAGTACAAAATCAATCCCTATGTGACCAGGGGTGCATCTCAATGGGTAGATTTGCACAAATATTATAATCCCAGCGGATCTGCGGTCCAGGATTGTTTTTCGGAGTTGAGGCGTAGAAAGTATAAAATTTATGGGACCAGCCCTTCTGCGCAATCCATCTCTCTCTATGATCTGCCAGTAGCGGAGCCATGTGCCTTGGTTTTTGGCAACGAGCATGAAGGGATTTCTGCAGAGGTGAAAGCTAATGTAGATGGCCTGGTACACATCCCCATGCTGGGCTTTACGGAAAGCTTTAATATTTCAGTTTCCGCATCTATCATTTTATATGAGCTGGTTAAAAAGGCCCAGGAACAGGAGCTTCCAGATTATTTTTTATCAGAAACAGAGAAACAAATCCTCCGCTTGAAGTGGTATAGGCAGGTAGTAAAGCGCTCAGATCTGCATGAGAAAGCTTTCTTAAAGTCTATGAAGGAGTAG